One window of Pseudochaenichthys georgianus chromosome 18, fPseGeo1.2, whole genome shotgun sequence genomic DNA carries:
- the LOC117464030 gene encoding FH1/FH2 domain-containing protein 1, with product MKESDQTKDNPLTLDFDQSWGSFGKPAARLCLNTLDFSDLWDEEDSTEDEGSNSTNELSTGCLQAPPAPPPLPPPPPPLTLPSHKGASTKSRTLKLHWRELPSLAPLPRMTRFGTQTIWAGLEPVHLDTNRLEYLFESKGSSNAFNVAFGRQKQPSVSVLGMKRSNIITIALSSLPPPRLLPPAIYSMDSSVLDGDDVQRLKELIPTEEELSLIKEAKALNPHSPLAPAELCLLTLGEIPHLNSRLQLWAFALDYDSLERDVAEPLFHLKLAMDQLAASQTFRCILATVLAIGNFLNGCKARGFELSYLGKLSQVRDTYTRQPLLLHVCVLLLQLYPQSSDLYSDITAVTKAGKFDYSLVQSNLSQLEALCKASWEQLKILDMAEKKTKDRNENKRGGGSDALASEGSLRHRLPKIFKECEERLKVLKAVHRRVINRFHSFLLFLGYSRAMVRDTKAEDFCKTISNFSLEYRSTRQAVRMQRERECQKGGSESPGPSTPVGRRKRLQTPAEENEEQCKLEEVLKTPDFNLRLDSSLPRNRRKITDITGPFSRKMKW from the exons ATGAAGGAATCAGACCAAACCAAGGATAACCCCCTGACATTGGATTTCGACCAATCCTGGGGTTCATTCGGAAAACCAGCTGCACGTCTTTGCCTCAACACCTTGGATTTCTCAGACCTCTGGGACGAGGAAGACAGTACCGAAGACGAGGGATCCAATTCCACCAATGAATTATCGACGGGTTGCCTCCAAGCCCCTCCAGcaccccctcctcttcctccccctcctccacctttGACCTTGCCCTCCCATAAAGGTGCATCCACCAAATCTCGTACCTTGAAGCTCCACTGGAGGGAACTGCCGAGTTTAGCTCCACTTCCCAGGATGACGCGCTTTGGGACTCAGACTATttgggccgggctcgagccggtgcATTTGGATACAAACCGACTGGAGTACCTGTTTGAATCTAAGGGCAGCAGCAACGCTTTTAATGTGGCTTTTGGGAGGCAG AAGCAGCCATCAGTTTCAGTGTTGGGGATGAAGAGAAGTAACATCATAACCATCGCTCTGAGCAGCCTCCCCCCTCCCCGCCTCCTCCCCCCTGCCATCTACAGCATGGACAGCAGTGTGCTGGACGGAGACGACGTTCAG CGGCTTAAAGAGCTAATCCCAACAGAAGAGGAGCTGAGTCTGATCAAGGAGGCCAAGGCCCTGAACCCCCACTCGCCTCTGGCCCCCGCCGAGCTCTGCCTGCTCACTTTGGGGGAAATACCACATCTGAACTCCAGGCTTCAGCTGTGGGCCTTTGCGCTGGACTACGACTCGTTAGAAAGG GACGTTGCTGAGCCTCTCTTCCATCTGAAGCTGGCCATGGATCAGCTTGCAGCCAGCCAGACCTTCAGATGTATTCTAGCAACCGTGTTAGCGATTGGAAACTTTCTCAACGGATGCAAG GCCCGTGGTTTTGAGCTGAGTTACCTGGGGAAGCTTTCCCAGGTGAGGGACACGTACACTCGCCAACCTCTTCTGCTTCACGTCTGCGTGTTACTGTTGCAACTTTACCCACAATCCTCTGACCTCTACTCGGACATCACTGCTGTTACTAAAGCTGGCAAG TTCGACTACTCCCTAGTGCAGTCCAACCTCTCCCAGCTGGAGGCCCTGTGCAAAGCATCATGGGAACAGCTAAAGATTTTAGACATGGCAGAGAAGAAGACAAAAGATAGAAATGAGaataagagaggaggaggaagtgatGCTTTGGCCTCGGAGGGCTCGCTTCGTCACCGGCTGCCAAAGATCTTTAAAGAGTGCGAGGAAAGGCTGAAGGTCCTGAAGGCCGTCCATCGGCGGGTCATCAACAG GTTCCACTCTTTCCTCCTATTCCTGGGCTACTCCCGAGCTATGGTGAGAGACACGAAGGCGGAGGACTTCTGTAAAACCATCAGCAACTTTTCCTTGGAGTACAGGAGTACAAGACAGGCCGTCCGCATGCAGCGAGAGAGGGAATGCCAGAAAGGTGGATCAGAGAGCCCAGGCCCTAGCACGCCTGTAGGCCGGAGGAAACGCCTTCAAACTCCAGCAGAG GAAAATGAAGAGCAGTGTAAGCTGGAGGAAGTTCTGAAAACACCTGATTTCAACCTGAGACTGGATTCCAGTTTGCCTCGAAACCGCAGGAAGATCACTGACATCACAG GTCCATTCTCACGGAAAATGAAGTGGTGA
- the LOC117463655 gene encoding heterogeneous nuclear ribonucleoproteins C1/C2 isoform X2, whose product MMSSLSPSISQTGRQTSSSPSTDMMDPMASSNVTNKTDPRSLNSRVFIGNLNTLLVTKADVEAIFSKYGKVVGCSIHKGYAFVQYANERNARNAVVSEDGRMIVGQVLDINLAGEPKPHRSKTVKRSAGDMYSSSGDLDYDFQRDYYDRMYSYQSRVPPPPPPPLSRAVIPSKRPRVSVSGGGSRRTKTSFSSSSKTTQRTSRSAVKVDDLQTIKRELTQIKHKVDYLLESLERMEKDQSKKSEMKNCKPEPGEVSPLNSSSSSKKGDSLKRGMNDSDDDGDLLDDEDEMKNRGRDDDDDEPEEGEDDGDSADGDES is encoded by the exons ATGATGTCATCATTATCACCCTCGATA agtcagacaggcaggcagacctCCAGCAGCCCGAGTACAGACATGATGGA CCCGATGGCCAGTAGCAATGTGACGAACAAGACTGACCCTCGCTCCCTGAACTCTCGCGTCTTCATCGGCAACCTCAACACGCTGCTGGTCACCAAGGCCGACGTGGAGGCCATCTTCTCCAAGTACGGCAAGGTGGTGGGCTGCTCCATCCACAAGGGCTACGCCTTCGTCCAGTACGCCAATGAGAGGAACGCACGTAACGCCGTGGTCAGCGAGGACGGCCGCATGATCGTGGGACAGGTGCTAG aCATCAACCTGGCCGGCGAGCCCAAACCCCACAGATCGAAGACAGTGAAGCGCTCTGCAGGAGACATGTACAG TTCCTCTGGAGATTTGGActatgactttcaaagagattACTACGATAG GATGTACTCCTACCAGTCCCGGgtgcctcctcctccccctccccccctgtCCCGGGCCGTCATCCCCTCAAAGCGTCCGAGGGTCAGTGTGAGCGGCGGAGGCAGCCGGCGAACCAAAACcagcttctcctcctcctccaagaCCACCCAGAGGACCTCCCGCTCCG CGGTGAAGGTAGATGATCTGCAGACCATCAAGAGAGAGTTGACACAGATCAAACACAAGGTAGACTACCTGCTGGAGAGCCTAGAGCGCATGGAGAAAGACCAGAGCAAGAAGTCAG AGATGAAGAACTGCAAACCAGAGCCGGGCGAGGTGTCACCGCTCAACTCCTCCAGCTCCAGCAAGAAAGGTGACAGCCTGAAACGTGGCATGAACGACTCAGATGACGATGGAGATCTGCTGGACGATGAAGATGAG ATGAAAAACAGAGGCAGggatgatgacgatgatgagCCTGAGGAAGGAGAGGACGACGGAGATAGTGCCGACGGAGACGAGTCctaa
- the LOC117463655 gene encoding heterogeneous nuclear ribonucleoproteins C1/C2 isoform X1: MMSSLSPSISQTGRQTSSSPSTDMMDPMASSNVTNKTDPRSLNSRVFIGNLNTLLVTKADVEAIFSKYGKVVGCSIHKGYAFVQYANERNARNAVVSEDGRMIVGQVLDINLAGEPKPHRSKTVKRSAGDMYSSSGDLDYDFQRDYYDRMYSYQSRVPPPPPPPLSRAVIPSKRPRVSVSGGGSRRTKTSFSSSSKTTQRTSRSAVKVDDLQTIKRELTQIKHKVDYLLESLERMEKDQSKKSGGPRRFNEMKNCKPEPGEVSPLNSSSSSKKGDSLKRGMNDSDDDGDLLDDEDEMKNRGRDDDDDEPEEGEDDGDSADGDES; encoded by the exons ATGATGTCATCATTATCACCCTCGATA agtcagacaggcaggcagacctCCAGCAGCCCGAGTACAGACATGATGGA CCCGATGGCCAGTAGCAATGTGACGAACAAGACTGACCCTCGCTCCCTGAACTCTCGCGTCTTCATCGGCAACCTCAACACGCTGCTGGTCACCAAGGCCGACGTGGAGGCCATCTTCTCCAAGTACGGCAAGGTGGTGGGCTGCTCCATCCACAAGGGCTACGCCTTCGTCCAGTACGCCAATGAGAGGAACGCACGTAACGCCGTGGTCAGCGAGGACGGCCGCATGATCGTGGGACAGGTGCTAG aCATCAACCTGGCCGGCGAGCCCAAACCCCACAGATCGAAGACAGTGAAGCGCTCTGCAGGAGACATGTACAG TTCCTCTGGAGATTTGGActatgactttcaaagagattACTACGATAG GATGTACTCCTACCAGTCCCGGgtgcctcctcctccccctccccccctgtCCCGGGCCGTCATCCCCTCAAAGCGTCCGAGGGTCAGTGTGAGCGGCGGAGGCAGCCGGCGAACCAAAACcagcttctcctcctcctccaagaCCACCCAGAGGACCTCCCGCTCCG CGGTGAAGGTAGATGATCTGCAGACCATCAAGAGAGAGTTGACACAGATCAAACACAAGGTAGACTACCTGCTGGAGAGCCTAGAGCGCATGGAGAAAGACCAGAGCAAGAAGTCAGGTGGGCCTCGGAGATTTAATG AGATGAAGAACTGCAAACCAGAGCCGGGCGAGGTGTCACCGCTCAACTCCTCCAGCTCCAGCAAGAAAGGTGACAGCCTGAAACGTGGCATGAACGACTCAGATGACGATGGAGATCTGCTGGACGATGAAGATGAG ATGAAAAACAGAGGCAGggatgatgacgatgatgagCCTGAGGAAGGAGAGGACGACGGAGATAGTGCCGACGGAGACGAGTCctaa